A genomic region of Tsukamurella pulmonis contains the following coding sequences:
- a CDS encoding DNA recombination protein RmuC — MDLSHLIVALLALLVGGAVGIILARVLPAQSGRPEGGASPDAVAGPVNALLAPLRQTLDALGHEFAVAERTRVAAFAGLREQIGTVARTSEALRAETATLRSAMKSSTVRGRWGELQLERVVELAGLSRHCDFSTQHGGTVGEVRVRPDLVVHLAGGRDLAVDAKVPLDAYLQLLEAPPAEHAALLSDHARRFRSHVVQLAGKRYWEAVGSPELVVMFVPAEAFLDAALQADPDLLEFALDRNVVLATPTTLVAMLRAVALTWRQHALGEDAARIHALGRELNERFDVLNSHFSALGSALGKTVEAFNTTVGSYNARVGVTARRLADLDSMPGDARDAPAALDRTPRPVPTTADSRFSQC, encoded by the coding sequence ATGGACCTCTCGCATCTGATCGTCGCGCTGCTGGCGCTCCTGGTCGGCGGCGCCGTGGGGATCATCCTGGCCCGGGTGCTCCCGGCGCAGTCCGGGCGGCCCGAGGGCGGTGCCTCGCCCGATGCCGTCGCCGGGCCCGTGAACGCCCTGCTCGCTCCGCTGCGGCAGACGCTGGACGCGTTGGGCCACGAGTTCGCCGTCGCGGAGCGCACCCGCGTGGCAGCGTTCGCCGGACTCCGGGAGCAGATCGGCACCGTCGCCCGCACGAGTGAGGCGCTGCGCGCCGAGACGGCCACGCTGCGCTCGGCCATGAAGTCCTCCACCGTGCGCGGCCGCTGGGGTGAGCTGCAGCTCGAGCGCGTGGTCGAGCTGGCCGGGCTCAGCCGGCACTGCGACTTCTCCACCCAGCACGGCGGCACCGTCGGCGAGGTGCGAGTGCGCCCTGATCTCGTGGTCCACCTCGCCGGCGGCCGCGATCTGGCGGTCGATGCCAAGGTCCCGCTCGATGCCTACCTGCAGTTGTTGGAGGCACCGCCGGCGGAGCACGCCGCACTGCTCTCGGACCACGCCCGGCGATTCCGCTCCCACGTCGTGCAACTCGCGGGCAAGCGGTACTGGGAGGCGGTGGGCTCGCCGGAGCTGGTGGTGATGTTCGTCCCGGCCGAGGCCTTCCTCGACGCGGCCCTACAAGCCGATCCGGATCTGCTCGAATTCGCACTCGACCGGAATGTGGTACTCGCCACACCCACCACCCTCGTCGCGATGCTGCGCGCCGTGGCGCTCACCTGGCGCCAGCACGCGCTCGGGGAGGACGCCGCACGCATCCACGCGCTCGGTCGTGAACTCAACGAGCGGTTCGACGTCCTCAACAGTCACTTCTCTGCGCTGGGTTCGGCCCTGGGCAAGACCGTCGAGGCGTTCAACACCACCGTCGGCTCGTACAACGCGCGCGTCGGTGTCACGGCGCGCCGGCTGGCGGATCTCGACTCGATGCCCGGCGATGCGCGGGACGCCCCGGCGGCCCTCGATCGGACGCCGCGACCCGTTCCCACGACGGCAGATTCTCGGTTCTCACAGTGTTAA
- a CDS encoding Ada metal-binding domain-containing protein, with amino-acid sequence MTISSPHLDFDRCYRAIAGRDPRFDGQFYTAVATTGIYCRPSCPATTPKAENVSFHLTAAAAQAAGYRACRRCLPDAVPGSPRWNLESDLAARAMRLIADGVVDRAGVAGLAERLGYSPRQLTRVLTAELGAGPLALARAHRATTARILITSTAMPFSDIAFAAGFSSIRQFNDTIREVFARTPSELRAQRNPDRAAATGELSLRLALRRPYATGWVRWFLGAHAVAGLEHADGDRYTRVLRLPGGNGIATVDLGSVPDGYVRATLSLATMSDLSTAVARLRHLLGLDADPTATDEALAGDPQLAPLVAGTPGIRLFGDVDPAELLVRTMIGQQISIAAAATHEARLVATLGEEVDDPEGRVTHAFPTPAAIAEEGAAVLTGPRARVSAILGVATELAAGRIDLHAGMTRAEARAELLRLRGVGPWTADYVAMRMLADPDTLLTSDLVVAKGARLLDLDVTGNRWSPWGSYVSLHLWNHALTADRRIAP; translated from the coding sequence GTGACCATCAGCTCGCCCCACCTCGACTTCGACCGGTGCTACCGGGCCATCGCCGGCCGCGATCCCCGGTTCGACGGACAGTTCTACACCGCGGTCGCCACCACCGGCATCTACTGCCGCCCGTCGTGCCCGGCGACCACCCCCAAGGCGGAGAACGTGAGCTTCCACCTCACGGCCGCCGCGGCGCAGGCCGCCGGGTACCGGGCGTGCCGACGGTGCCTCCCCGACGCCGTCCCCGGTTCTCCCCGGTGGAACCTCGAGTCGGACCTCGCCGCCCGCGCCATGCGCCTGATCGCCGACGGGGTGGTGGATCGCGCCGGCGTCGCGGGCCTCGCCGAGCGGCTCGGATACAGCCCGCGCCAGCTCACGCGGGTCCTCACCGCCGAACTCGGCGCAGGACCGCTGGCCCTGGCCCGGGCGCACCGCGCCACCACCGCGCGGATCCTGATCACGAGCACGGCGATGCCCTTCTCCGACATCGCCTTCGCCGCCGGGTTCAGCTCGATCCGCCAGTTCAACGACACGATCCGTGAGGTCTTCGCCCGCACGCCTTCGGAACTGCGCGCGCAGCGGAACCCGGACCGCGCCGCCGCCACCGGTGAGCTGAGTCTGCGCCTCGCGCTGCGCAGGCCGTACGCCACTGGGTGGGTGCGCTGGTTCCTCGGCGCGCACGCCGTGGCCGGCCTCGAACACGCCGACGGTGACCGCTACACCCGCGTCCTGCGCCTGCCGGGCGGGAACGGGATCGCCACCGTCGACCTGGGTTCGGTTCCGGACGGGTACGTCCGCGCCACCCTGTCGCTGGCGACGATGAGCGACCTGTCGACCGCCGTGGCGCGGCTGCGGCACCTGCTCGGGCTCGACGCCGATCCCACCGCGACGGATGAGGCACTCGCAGGCGATCCGCAGCTGGCCCCGCTCGTCGCCGGCACGCCGGGCATCCGGCTGTTCGGCGACGTCGATCCCGCGGAGCTGCTGGTGCGCACGATGATCGGTCAGCAGATCTCGATCGCCGCGGCGGCCACCCACGAGGCGCGCCTGGTCGCCACGCTCGGCGAGGAGGTCGACGATCCGGAAGGCCGCGTCACCCATGCCTTCCCGACGCCGGCGGCCATCGCCGAGGAAGGCGCCGCGGTGCTCACCGGTCCGCGCGCCCGGGTCTCCGCGATCCTCGGCGTCGCGACGGAACTCGCCGCCGGGCGGATCGACCTGCACGCCGGGATGACCCGCGCGGAGGCCAGAGCGGAACTGCTGCGCCTGCGCGGCGTGGGCCCGTGGACCGCCGACTACGTGGCGATGCGCATGCTCGCCGATCCCGACACCCTGCTGACGTCGGACCTCGTGGTCGCCAAGGGAGCCCGGCTCCTCGACCTCGACGTCACCGGCAACCGATGGAGCCCCTGGGGCAGCTACGTCTCGCTGCACCTGTGGAACCACGCCCTCACCGCCGACCGGAGGATCGCCCCGTGA
- a CDS encoding AI-2E family transporter: MSDEMTNPPGKKTRSEVYGEAGTWLATWSWRVVAVAAMLFVLTWLIGEFWSILLPVLLAILLCTVLWPPVRWLRSKGLPSALATAIVLLLSLGVLGGVIGAIAPSIGGQSKEIADRAVEGVGKVQKWAQGPPLNLQDEQISKFVTSITKKLQESAETIATGVFTGVSAAGSFVVAIVMVAMLTFFFLKDGDKFMPWLKRHSGTPISEHFAELLSRIWTTLGGFIRTQALVSLIDALFIGLGLVILQVPLAGALAVITFLGGFIPIVGAFVAGALAVIVALVTNGFGTALAVLAVVIAVQQLEGNVLSPILQSRSMQLHPAIVLLAIAFGGTQFGIIGAFLAVPVAAAIAVLFRYLGELVDQQTGETPPPEEEPKPSFWDKFRHKKAPEPAKDDAPVDAA; this comes from the coding sequence GTGAGTGATGAGATGACGAACCCGCCGGGCAAGAAGACCCGCAGCGAGGTCTACGGCGAAGCCGGTACGTGGCTCGCCACTTGGAGCTGGCGCGTCGTCGCCGTGGCGGCGATGCTCTTCGTGCTCACGTGGCTGATCGGCGAGTTCTGGTCGATCCTGCTCCCCGTCCTGCTGGCGATCCTGTTGTGCACGGTGCTCTGGCCCCCTGTGCGCTGGCTGCGCAGCAAGGGGCTGCCGTCTGCGCTCGCCACCGCGATCGTCCTACTCCTGTCGCTGGGGGTACTCGGCGGCGTCATCGGCGCCATCGCCCCGTCGATCGGCGGGCAGTCCAAGGAGATCGCCGACCGCGCCGTCGAGGGCGTCGGCAAGGTGCAGAAGTGGGCGCAGGGCCCGCCGCTGAACCTGCAGGACGAGCAGATCAGCAAGTTCGTCACGTCGATCACCAAGAAGCTGCAGGAGAGCGCGGAGACGATCGCGACCGGCGTCTTCACCGGTGTCAGCGCCGCCGGATCGTTCGTCGTGGCGATCGTCATGGTCGCGATGCTGACGTTCTTCTTCCTCAAGGACGGCGACAAGTTCATGCCGTGGCTCAAGCGGCATTCGGGCACGCCGATCTCCGAGCACTTCGCCGAGCTCCTCAGCCGCATCTGGACCACGCTCGGCGGCTTCATCCGCACGCAGGCGCTGGTCAGTCTCATCGACGCCCTCTTCATCGGCCTCGGGCTGGTCATCCTGCAGGTTCCCCTCGCGGGCGCGCTGGCCGTGATCACCTTCCTCGGCGGCTTCATCCCGATCGTCGGTGCGTTCGTGGCGGGCGCGCTCGCCGTGATCGTCGCACTGGTGACCAATGGCTTCGGCACGGCGCTGGCCGTGCTCGCCGTCGTCATCGCGGTGCAGCAGCTCGAGGGCAACGTGCTCTCCCCCATCCTGCAATCCCGCTCGATGCAGCTGCACCCCGCGATCGTGCTGCTCGCCATCGCCTTCGGCGGCACCCAGTTCGGCATCATCGGCGCCTTCCTCGCCGTCCCCGTCGCCGCCGCGATCGCGGTGCTCTTCCGGTACCTCGGCGAGCTCGTCGATCAGCAGACCGGCGAGACGCCCCCGCCGGAGGAGGAGCCGAAGCCGAGCTTCTGGGACAAGTTCCGGCACAAGAAGGCGCCCGAGCCCGCGAAGGACGACGCTCCGGTCGACGCCGCCTGA
- a CDS encoding DUF6542 domain-containing protein, translating into MSKFQPSRSQVPVDERSVLATVPGLPWWGAVLTMLAFTAVGALASGEFAGANAGVIAMAVGAVVAVLAVRNRALFTAMVQPPLIIATAIPLYRWWNLPSPRQTSQILTDVLFPMISLFPWMFWTTAVVLVIGGVRLLQYRSLTATARSAQRSSATGGAKAAKAGATKGASAKPGATKPGAAKPAAGAGALKPAAAAATTDSTAAKKPLESAGLPIAERLRAAFARLRPAPAAAGAAGAAALVADGAGRSERHQSRGSEHRSSRPARDRTDRTRADRDRADRRGAARSGTDAPARGRSSAARREDPRRDDLRRDVRRGDELRRESAARLERTREEIAARDAGAPATAVNRVVRPDSGQIPRPAMPRRPVDDDRRGVPRGARPRPAVAQGDRPRPGVPDARELRHDDERRRAVEPQPRWRTPRDPEGRPAAPAGRGGTPADARDYRREARDIDRARGGEPVRPRGERDRPRIPRDDFASLPRISGSRAAQPDLPSLSGDAERGARRGESPSSPGRYEHYRPPRYRPQSEDTAVETNFRDDFVEPAEEPRQIRRHRYKD; encoded by the coding sequence GTGTCGAAGTTCCAACCGTCCCGCTCCCAGGTACCGGTCGACGAGCGTTCCGTGCTCGCGACGGTCCCCGGATTGCCGTGGTGGGGCGCTGTCCTGACCATGCTGGCGTTCACCGCGGTGGGCGCCCTCGCATCGGGCGAGTTCGCCGGCGCCAACGCCGGCGTGATCGCCATGGCCGTCGGCGCCGTGGTCGCAGTCCTCGCCGTGCGCAACCGCGCCCTGTTCACCGCCATGGTGCAGCCCCCGCTGATCATCGCGACCGCGATTCCGCTGTACCGGTGGTGGAACCTCCCCAGCCCGCGCCAGACCAGCCAGATCCTCACCGACGTGCTGTTCCCGATGATCTCGCTGTTCCCCTGGATGTTCTGGACCACCGCGGTCGTGCTCGTCATCGGCGGCGTGCGCCTGCTGCAGTACCGCTCGCTCACCGCGACCGCGCGCAGCGCCCAGCGCAGCTCCGCCACTGGCGGGGCGAAGGCCGCGAAGGCCGGCGCGACGAAGGGAGCATCCGCCAAGCCGGGGGCGACCAAGCCCGGCGCGGCGAAGCCCGCCGCCGGAGCGGGCGCACTGAAGCCGGCCGCCGCAGCGGCCACGACCGACTCCACGGCCGCGAAGAAGCCCCTCGAATCCGCCGGCCTGCCCATCGCCGAGCGGCTGCGCGCGGCGTTCGCCCGGCTGCGCCCAGCACCTGCCGCCGCCGGAGCAGCCGGAGCAGCGGCGCTGGTCGCCGACGGCGCCGGACGCTCCGAGCGGCACCAGAGCCGCGGCTCCGAGCACCGCTCCAGCCGCCCCGCCCGCGATCGCACCGATCGGACGCGTGCGGACCGGGATCGCGCGGACCGGCGCGGCGCCGCCCGTTCCGGCACCGACGCGCCCGCCCGGGGCCGCAGCTCCGCCGCCCGCCGGGAGGACCCGCGCCGCGACGACCTGCGCCGCGATGTGCGCCGTGGCGACGAGCTGCGCCGCGAATCCGCCGCCCGCCTCGAGCGCACGCGCGAGGAGATCGCCGCTCGCGACGCCGGCGCCCCCGCGACCGCGGTCAACCGGGTGGTCCGCCCCGATTCCGGTCAGATCCCCCGCCCCGCGATGCCGCGACGCCCCGTCGACGATGACCGGCGCGGCGTCCCCCGGGGCGCACGCCCCCGTCCCGCCGTCGCGCAGGGCGACCGGCCGCGGCCGGGTGTCCCCGATGCGCGCGAGCTCCGCCACGACGACGAGCGGCGGCGCGCCGTCGAACCGCAGCCGCGCTGGCGCACCCCGCGTGATCCCGAGGGTCGCCCCGCCGCCCCCGCAGGACGCGGCGGCACCCCGGCCGACGCCCGCGACTACCGACGCGAGGCGCGCGACATCGACCGGGCCCGCGGCGGCGAGCCCGTCCGCCCGCGGGGCGAGCGGGATCGTCCGCGGATCCCCCGCGACGACTTCGCGTCCCTCCCTCGCATCTCCGGCAGCCGCGCGGCACAACCCGACCTGCCGAGTCTCAGCGGCGACGCCGAGCGCGGCGCGCGGCGCGGTGAATCGCCATCGAGCCCCGGACGCTACGAGCACTACCGGCCGCCTCGCTACCGGCCGCAGAGCGAGGACACCGCCGTGGAGACCAACTTCCGCGACGACTTCGTCGAGCCCGCGGAGGAGCCGCGGCAGATCCGGCGGCATCGCTACAAGGACTGA
- a CDS encoding methylated-DNA--[protein]-cysteine S-methyltransferase codes for MTATFATQDTPAGPFTAVVDADGAVLASGWTDDPGTLLPVIHAALRPAAVDERADLGSVSRAVAAFHAGEIGAIDDVVVRQRSGAFVEHAWDVLRTVEPGRPVTYTEYAGLAGRPAAVRAAAMACARNAAALFVPCHRVLRLDGSLGGFRWGLEVKEWLLAHEAHTIAS; via the coding sequence GTGACCGCTACTTTCGCCACCCAGGACACGCCCGCCGGGCCGTTCACCGCCGTCGTCGACGCCGACGGTGCCGTGCTCGCCTCGGGGTGGACCGACGACCCGGGCACGCTGCTGCCGGTGATCCACGCCGCGCTGCGCCCCGCGGCCGTGGACGAGCGCGCAGACCTCGGCTCCGTCAGTCGCGCCGTCGCGGCCTTCCACGCCGGCGAGATCGGCGCGATCGACGACGTCGTCGTGCGCCAGCGTTCGGGCGCGTTCGTCGAGCACGCCTGGGACGTACTGCGCACCGTCGAACCCGGAAGACCCGTGACCTACACCGAGTACGCGGGCCTCGCCGGGCGGCCGGCGGCGGTCCGGGCGGCGGCCATGGCCTGTGCCCGCAACGCGGCGGCGCTGTTCGTCCCGTGCCACCGCGTGTTGCGACTGGACGGCTCGCTCGGCGGATTCCGGTGGGGACTCGAGGTCAAGGAGTGGCTGTTGGCGCACGAGGCACATACCATCGCATCGTGA
- a CDS encoding sugar ABC transporter ATP-binding protein, which produces MSGVTKRFPGVVALDRVDLTVFAGERVALVGENGAGKSTLMKLLSGVESPDEGVIEIDGAPVELTSPAQARSLGVSIIHQELGLVPDLTVAQNITLGRERTRFGIVDGRGAVRDTTALLERLGMVIDPTARVRDLTVGKQQMVEIARALSEDARLLILDEPTAALNEAEVRTLFDLIGRFVTDETGVVYISHRMDELALISDRIVVLRDGANVGERPTATTPMREIIELMVGREVVDEQRPTVPERQGEVVLTVDGLSSAHPLHDISFDLHRGEILGFAGLMGAGRTELARAIVGADPITAGRIEVKGVERTIDSPAAAAALGIGYLSEDRKRFGAVVDQSVRDNIALSSLDAHSTFGVIRDGELSDLADDMVSRLRIKTPSIRQAVRNLSGGNQQKVIIGKWLARDCDILIVDEPTRGIDVGAKDEIYRLLEQLAESGKAIMVISSDLPEVLRLSHRIAVMGEGRLATILDSDEATQETIMENATRFHETAVKG; this is translated from the coding sequence ATGAGTGGGGTGACCAAGCGGTTCCCCGGAGTCGTCGCGCTCGATCGAGTCGACCTCACCGTGTTCGCGGGGGAGCGCGTGGCGCTCGTAGGAGAGAACGGCGCCGGCAAGTCGACGCTCATGAAGTTGCTCAGTGGCGTCGAATCGCCCGACGAGGGAGTCATCGAGATCGACGGTGCCCCGGTGGAACTGACCTCGCCCGCGCAGGCGCGATCGCTCGGAGTGAGCATCATCCACCAGGAGCTGGGGCTGGTGCCGGACCTGACGGTCGCCCAGAACATCACCCTGGGCCGCGAGCGCACTCGCTTCGGCATCGTCGACGGCCGCGGCGCGGTCCGCGACACCACGGCCCTGCTCGAACGGCTCGGCATGGTCATCGATCCCACGGCGCGCGTCCGAGACCTGACCGTGGGAAAGCAGCAGATGGTCGAGATCGCCCGCGCCCTGTCCGAGGATGCGCGCCTGCTGATCCTCGACGAGCCGACCGCCGCCCTCAACGAGGCAGAGGTGCGCACGCTTTTCGACCTGATCGGACGCTTCGTCACGGACGAGACCGGCGTCGTCTACATCTCCCATCGCATGGACGAGCTGGCCCTGATCTCCGACCGGATCGTCGTGCTCCGCGACGGCGCCAACGTCGGCGAGCGACCCACGGCGACGACGCCGATGCGCGAGATCATCGAGCTGATGGTCGGACGCGAGGTCGTCGACGAGCAACGGCCGACGGTGCCGGAGCGCCAGGGCGAAGTCGTCCTCACGGTCGACGGTCTGAGCAGTGCGCATCCCCTGCACGACATCTCGTTCGATCTGCACCGCGGGGAGATCCTCGGTTTCGCCGGGCTCATGGGGGCCGGCCGCACCGAGCTCGCGCGCGCGATCGTCGGCGCGGACCCGATCACGGCCGGCCGGATCGAGGTGAAGGGGGTCGAGCGGACGATCGACTCGCCGGCGGCCGCGGCCGCCCTCGGTATCGGCTACCTCTCGGAGGACCGCAAGCGGTTCGGAGCCGTCGTCGATCAGTCGGTCCGCGACAACATCGCACTGTCGTCGCTGGACGCGCATTCGACGTTCGGCGTGATCCGCGACGGCGAGCTGAGCGACCTCGCGGACGACATGGTCTCCCGGCTCCGGATCAAGACCCCGTCGATCCGGCAGGCCGTGCGCAACCTCTCGGGCGGCAATCAGCAGAAGGTCATCATCGGGAAGTGGCTCGCCCGCGACTGCGACATCCTCATCGTCGACGAGCCCACGCGCGGTATCGACGTCGGAGCCAAGGACGAGATCTACCGACTGCTCGAGCAACTCGCGGAGTCCGGCAAAGCGATCATGGTCATCTCCAGCGACCTGCCCGAAGTGCTGCGACTCTCGCACCGCATCGCGGTGATGGGCGAGGGCCGCCTCGCCACCATTCTCGACAGCGACGAAGCGACTCAGGAGACGATCATGGAGAACGCCACCCGGTTCCACGAGACGGCGGTGAAGGGATGA
- a CDS encoding YbdD/YjiX family protein has protein sequence MGRPGREPIIRALRAIRWYVGSIMGDNHYQRYVEHRRATHPGEPVMTEREYWKARHDGATVSARCC, from the coding sequence ATGGGACGCCCTGGGCGTGAGCCGATCATCCGGGCACTGAGGGCGATCCGCTGGTACGTGGGCTCGATCATGGGCGACAACCACTACCAGCGGTACGTCGAGCACCGTCGCGCGACGCATCCGGGCGAACCGGTGATGACCGAGCGGGAGTACTGGAAGGCCCGGCACGACGGCGCGACGGTGAGCGCCCGCTGCTGCTGA
- a CDS encoding carbon starvation CstA family protein, giving the protein MSAPTAPSTTETDGDITYVRTDPALPPVAIIDRSPITTKHKVIFGVIALVGAVAWAMIAFARGETVNAVWFVLAAICTYVVGYRFYARLIELKVVRPRDDHATPAEVLDNGTDYMPTDRRVLFGHHFAAIAGAGPLVGPVLAAQMGYLPGTIWIIVGALVAGCVQDYLVLWVATRRRGRSLGQMIRDELGPIGGAAAIIGIAAIMTILIAVLALVVVQALGHSPWGVFSIAATIPIALFMGVYLRFLRPGRVSEVSLIGCVLLLAAVIGGRYVGESGWGQELFTLTPVQLSWAIIIYGFAASVLPVWLLLAPRDYLSTFMKVGTIVLLAVGILIARPLMEAPAVSDFATRGDGPVFAGSLFPFLFITIACGALSGFHSLVSSGTTPKLLEKEGQMRLIGYGGMLTESFVAIMALITASIINQHFYFAMNAPVAKTGGTAETAATYVNSLGLSGDPITGQQLSQAAKDIGEESIVSRTGGAPTLAFGMSEVLHQVFGGSGMKSFWYHFAIMFEALFILTTVDAGTRVARFLVSDALSNLGGPFQRLKDPSWRVGAWVASLLVVAAWGSILLMGVTDPLGGINTLFPLFGIANQLLAAMALTVVVVVVVKKGYYKWVWIPAVPLVWDLIITMTASWQKIFSSDPAVGYWKQHSNFKAAAEAGKSSFGSAKTPEAIDAVVRNTFIQGTLSIVFAIMVLIVVVMGVWTIYRTVTGNGRPLTEEEPVPSKLFAPSGLIPTPAERKVQEQWDALGVSRSSGH; this is encoded by the coding sequence GTGTCAGCTCCCACCGCTCCGTCGACCACGGAGACCGACGGCGACATCACCTACGTCCGCACGGACCCCGCGTTGCCGCCCGTCGCGATCATCGATCGCAGCCCCATCACCACCAAGCACAAGGTGATCTTCGGCGTGATCGCGCTCGTCGGCGCGGTCGCCTGGGCGATGATCGCCTTCGCCCGCGGGGAAACCGTGAACGCGGTGTGGTTCGTCCTGGCCGCGATCTGCACCTACGTGGTGGGTTATCGCTTCTACGCGCGCCTGATCGAGCTGAAGGTGGTGCGGCCGAGGGACGATCACGCGACTCCCGCGGAAGTACTCGACAACGGCACGGACTACATGCCCACCGATCGGCGCGTGCTGTTCGGCCATCACTTCGCCGCCATCGCCGGCGCCGGCCCGCTGGTGGGCCCCGTGCTCGCCGCGCAGATGGGCTACCTGCCGGGCACGATCTGGATCATCGTGGGCGCGCTGGTCGCCGGCTGCGTGCAGGACTACCTGGTGCTCTGGGTCGCCACGCGTCGCCGTGGCCGCTCGCTCGGCCAGATGATCCGCGACGAGCTCGGCCCGATCGGCGGCGCGGCCGCCATCATCGGCATCGCCGCGATCATGACGATCCTCATCGCCGTGCTCGCGCTGGTCGTGGTGCAGGCGCTGGGCCACAGCCCGTGGGGCGTGTTCTCCATCGCCGCCACCATCCCCATCGCCCTGTTCATGGGCGTCTACCTCCGCTTCCTGCGCCCCGGCCGGGTCTCCGAGGTCTCGCTCATCGGCTGCGTGCTGCTCCTCGCCGCAGTGATCGGCGGCCGCTACGTGGGCGAGAGCGGTTGGGGTCAGGAGCTGTTCACGCTCACGCCGGTCCAGCTGAGCTGGGCGATCATCATCTACGGCTTCGCCGCCTCCGTGCTGCCGGTGTGGCTGCTGCTGGCCCCGCGCGACTACCTCTCGACGTTCATGAAGGTCGGCACCATCGTGCTGCTGGCCGTCGGCATCCTCATCGCGCGCCCGCTCATGGAGGCGCCGGCGGTCTCCGACTTCGCCACCCGCGGCGACGGTCCCGTCTTCGCCGGATCGCTCTTCCCCTTCCTGTTCATCACCATCGCCTGCGGCGCCCTCTCCGGCTTCCACTCCCTGGTCAGCTCCGGCACCACGCCGAAGCTGCTGGAGAAGGAGGGGCAGATGCGGCTGATCGGCTACGGCGGCATGCTCACCGAGTCCTTCGTCGCGATCATGGCGCTCATCACCGCGTCGATCATCAACCAGCACTTCTACTTCGCCATGAACGCCCCGGTCGCGAAGACGGGTGGCACCGCGGAGACCGCGGCGACGTACGTCAATTCGCTGGGCCTGAGCGGCGATCCGATCACCGGGCAGCAGCTCTCCCAGGCGGCGAAGGACATCGGCGAGGAGTCGATCGTCTCCCGCACCGGCGGCGCCCCGACACTGGCCTTCGGCATGTCCGAGGTGCTGCATCAGGTCTTCGGCGGATCGGGCATGAAATCGTTCTGGTACCACTTCGCGATCATGTTCGAGGCGCTGTTCATCCTCACCACCGTCGACGCCGGTACCCGCGTCGCACGCTTCCTCGTCTCCGACGCCCTGAGCAACCTGGGCGGGCCGTTCCAGCGCCTCAAGGATCCCAGCTGGCGCGTCGGCGCGTGGGTCGCCTCACTGCTGGTCGTGGCCGCGTGGGGCAGCATCCTGCTCATGGGCGTGACCGATCCGCTCGGCGGCATCAACACGCTCTTCCCGCTGTTCGGCATCGCCAACCAACTCCTGGCCGCGATGGCGCTCACGGTGGTCGTCGTCGTGGTGGTCAAGAAGGGTTACTACAAGTGGGTGTGGATTCCTGCGGTACCGCTGGTCTGGGATCTCATCATCACGATGACGGCGTCGTGGCAGAAGATCTTCAGTTCCGATCCCGCCGTGGGCTACTGGAAGCAGCACAGCAACTTCAAGGCGGCCGCCGAGGCCGGGAAGTCGTCGTTCGGCTCGGCGAAGACTCCGGAGGCCATCGATGCGGTGGTCCGCAACACCTTCATCCAGGGCACCCTGTCGATCGTCTTCGCGATCATGGTGCTCATCGTGGTCGTGATGGGGGTCTGGACGATCTACCGCACGGTCACGGGCAACGGTCGCCCGCTCACCGAGGAGGAACCGGTGCCCAGCAAGCTGTTCGCACCGAGCGGCCTGATCCCCACCCCCGCGGAGAGGAAGGTGCAGGAGCAATGGGACGCCCTGGGCGTGAGCCGATCATCCGGGCACTGA